The following proteins come from a genomic window of Eleginops maclovinus isolate JMC-PN-2008 ecotype Puerto Natales chromosome 8, JC_Emac_rtc_rv5, whole genome shotgun sequence:
- the LOC134868780 gene encoding zinc finger BED domain-containing protein 4-like, whose protein sequence is KVICKLCKVHVSLGSAKSKHKNTTNLWNHLRVHHLQAYNDAQQQKAPAAAVSTSTSQPHQPTVTDMFDAHRKWQNSDTRSKKIDTLITEMIATDNLPFACVSCVGFQRLVAAMEPRYKLKSEKHYRTDMLEDIVGKVERKVKALISEEAGPFLSFTTDCWSGDTEALMSLTCHFIDHNWDRKQVLLNAKTMLGSHTGEYIGDMFISLLEHWDISHDRVVLVLRDSGANMVKGLRLAEIPDLSCSAHTIQLVVNDGINSQRVVLDINAKLKNIAKHFNHSVLAKQKLKKIQQELGLPEHSILQSEPTRWNSTLHMMQRMVEQKRALNNYAREYGKIATLSPDQWDIASNLIDTLEPMEEVTLEVSKSEASISCVIPSIAVLKMILQTEGPNTIGIKTLRESMLQSLQRRFQKMEDTQCLVLATLLDPRYKGHVFSEGTLDKAKRWIKEEHAVVSEQLKMATSAEEGLHSKQRRVEVEEVPGPSSVIDQMYANILGPHGSPTQESDEDHLISDQLQHYLQEPVINRQTGKPLEWWKQNASRLHLLAPLARKFLCPPPSSVPSERVFSEIGNIYDKKRSNLKGEHAEQLCFLHDNLRFLNWQY, encoded by the coding sequence AAGGTGATCTGCAAGCTCTGTAAGGTACATGTGAGCTTGGGATCTGCAAAgagcaaacataaaaacaccacaaaccTCTGGAATCACCTGAGAGTACATCATCTCCAGGCTTACAATGATGCTCAGCAACAAAaagctccagcagctgcagtgtCTACATCCACTTCCCAACCTCATCAGCCAACCGTAACAGATATGTTTGATGCCCATCGGAAATGGCAAAATTCAGACACCAGATCAAAGAAAATAGACACATTAATAACAGAAATGATTGCCACAGACAATCTGCCATTCGcttgtgtttcatgtgttgGATTCCAGAGGCTGGTGGCTGCAATGGAGCCCAGGTACAAATTAAAATCGGAGAAGCACTACCGCACCGACATGCTTGAGGACATAGTTGGAAAAGTGGAGAGAAAAGTCAAAGCACTAATTTCAGAGGAGGCTGGCCCTTTTTTGTCCTTCACTACAGACTGTTGGTCTGGGGACACTGAGGCTCTCATGAGTCTAACATGCCATTTCATTGACCACAACTGGGACAGGAAGCAAGTCCTcctaaatgcaaaaacaatgttagGCTCCCACACAGGGGAGTATATTGGTGACATGTTCATCAGTCTGCTGGAGCACTGGGATATCAGCCATGACAGGGTTGTACTTGTTCTCCGTGACAGTGGGGCAAACATGGTCAAAGGTCTCAGACTGGCGGAAATACCTGATCTCAGCTGCAGCGCACACACCATACAGCTTGTGGTGAATGATGGCATCAACAGTCAGCGAGTAGTGCTGGACATTAATGCCAAATTAAAGAACATCGCCAAACATTTCAACCACTCTGTTCTTGCAAAGCAGAAGCTTAAAAAAATTCAACAAGAACTTGGCCTACCAGAGCACAGCATCCTCCAGTCTGAACCCACTCGCTGGAACTCCACGCTTCATATGATGCAGAGAATGGTGGAGCAGAAGAGAGCTCTGAACAACTACGCTCGAGAGTATGGAAAAATTGCCACTCTATCCCCTGATCAATGGGACATAGCTTCCAATTTAATTGATACATTGGAGCCTATGGAGGAAGTCACCCTTGAGGTGAGCAAGTCAGAGGCTTCCATCTCCTGCGTCATTCCGAGCATTGCTGTGCTGAAGATGATTCTTCAGACAGAGGGGCCAAACACAATTGGGATCAAAACTCTGCGAGAGTCAATGCTGCAAAGCTTACAGAGAAGATTCCAAAAGATGGAGGACACACAATGTCTAGTGCTCGCAACACTCCTGGACCCTCGCTATAAGGGCCATGTCTTTTCAGAGGGCACACTTGATAAAGCAAAAAGGTGGATAAAGGAGGAGCATGCTGTTGTGTCTGAACAGCTGAAGATGGCCACAAGTGCAGAAGAAGGACTACACTCGAAACAGAGAAGGGTGGAAGTTGAGGAAGTACCTGGTCCCTCCAGTGTCATTGACCAAATGTATGCCAACATCTTGGGACCTCATGGATCTCCCACTCAGGAGAGTGATGAAGACCACCTTATATCTGACCAGCTGCAGCACTACCTCCAGGAGCCAGTGATAAATAGGCAGACTGGTAAACCGCTAGAATGGTGGAAGCAAAATGCATCCCGTCTACACCTTCTTGCACCACTAGCAAGAAAATTCCTTTGTCCACCCCCTTCCTCAGTTCCCAGCGAGAGGGTGTTTAGTGAGATTGGGAACATTTATGACAAGAAGAGGAGCAACCTCAAGGGCGAACATGCCGAACAGTTGTGTTTCCTACATGACAACCTCCGTTTCTTGAACTGGCAGTATTGA